GTTGAGGCGCTGCGCCAGCATCTTGCCGCACAGGGCGACCGCTGGGCGCTGGCGCTGGAAGAGGGCAAATTGTTGGCGGCGGTGAATCAGACCTTAGTCAGTTTTGATCACCCGTTGGCGAGCGGCGACGAAGTGGCCTTTTTCCCGCCGGTCACCGGAGGCTGAGATGCGTGAAACGCGAATTTGTGTCGATCGTGCCGCGTTTAATGTTGGTGAAGAGTACACCTGGCTGGCGGCCTGCGACGAAGACGGCGCAGTGGTAACCTTCACCGGCAAAGTGCGTAATCACAATCTGGGCGACAGCGTCAGTGCGTTAACGCTGGAGCATTACCCCGGCATGACGGAAAAATCGCTGGCGGAAATTGTTGAGGACGCGCGCAGCCGCTGGCCGCTCGGGCGCGTGATGGTTTATCACCGCATTGGCGAACTCTGGCCGGGGGATGAAATTGTCTTTGTCGGCGTTGCCAGCGCGCACCGCAGCAGCGCGTTCGACGCCGGGCAATTTATTATGGATTACCTGAAAACCCGTGCGCCGTTCTGGAAGCGTGAAGCCACGCCGGAAGGGGAGCGATGGGTTGACGCTCGCGACAGCGATAAACAGGCAGCGAAACGCTGGTAATGCCCTGCCAATGATGTGTTAACCTTATAGTGTTAACCCATCAATCAGGAGTGATTATGGATCGTTTCCCTCGTTCCGATTCTATCGTGCAGCAAAGCCGTACCGGCCTACAAACCTATATGGCACAGGTGTATGGCTGGATGACCTGTGGCCTGTTACTGACCGCGTTTGTTGCGTGGTATGCCGCGCGCAGCGAAGCCATCATGAGCTTCGTCTTCTCCAGCCAGATTACATTCTTTGGCCTGATTATCGCCCAGCTGGCGCTGGTGTTTGTCCTCTCCGGGCTGATTCATAAACTGAGCCCGGCGCTGGCGACCGGCCTGTTTATGCTCTATTCCGCCTTAACCGGCCTGACGCTCTCCAGTATTTTGCTGGTTTACACTTCCCAGTCGATTGCCGCCACCTTTGTGGTGACCGCCGGGATGTTCGGCGTGATGAGCCTTTACGGCTACACTACCAAACGCGATCTTAGCGGCTTCGGCAATATGCTGTTTATGGGGCTGATT
The nucleotide sequence above comes from Kosakonia sp. H02. Encoded proteins:
- the moaD gene encoding molybdopterin synthase sulfur carrier subunit, with the translated sequence MLKVLFFAQVRELVGCDNITIDTVFPSVEALRQHLAAQGDRWALALEEGKLLAAVNQTLVSFDHPLASGDEVAFFPPVTGG
- the moaE gene encoding molybdopterin synthase catalytic subunit MoaE; this translates as MRETRICVDRAAFNVGEEYTWLAACDEDGAVVTFTGKVRNHNLGDSVSALTLEHYPGMTEKSLAEIVEDARSRWPLGRVMVYHRIGELWPGDEIVFVGVASAHRSSAFDAGQFIMDYLKTRAPFWKREATPEGERWVDARDSDKQAAKRW
- a CDS encoding Bax inhibitor-1/YccA family protein, coding for MDRFPRSDSIVQQSRTGLQTYMAQVYGWMTCGLLLTAFVAWYAARSEAIMSFVFSSQITFFGLIIAQLALVFVLSGLIHKLSPALATGLFMLYSALTGLTLSSILLVYTSQSIAATFVVTAGMFGVMSLYGYTTKRDLSGFGNMLFMGLIGIVLASLVNFWLKSEALMWAVTYIGVVIFVGLTAYDTQKLKSIGQQIDVSDSSLLRKYSILGALTLYLDFINLFLMLLRIFGNRR